ATCATCGCGGCTGTATCTCTCCCTGCCTTTTACAACACTTTCCAGAAGTACCGCGTTCAATCGGCGGCACGGCAGGTTGAAATGAATCTTCGATTTGCAAGACTCGCAGCAGTCAAGAAAAAAACGATGCATCAAGTACTTTTCAGAAATACTTCCGGAAGTCCACCGAACACTTATGTGATGATGATGGATTCCGATAAAAACGGGGCGTTTGATGAAGACATAGAAATCGTTAAGAACATTGACACATCCTTGCCCGAAGGCTTGACAATCCTATCTGGTGGCATCAATTCGGTAACGTACAACGCTCGTGGCGCGGCAACGCTGGCCGGCGGAACGACAGTGAGAATCAGAGGTACTGAAGACACTTACAGGATCGACGTTCGGACTAACGGCGCTGTCTCCAGTCAGGTTGAGTAATTCCGGAGGAACTATGAAGACGAAGCAGAGCACCCAGAATGGTTTTACGCTTATTGAAATCCTGGTAGCCATCGTCGTTCTAACAGCCGCTATTCTTGGCGCAATGGCACTGCTTCCAACCAGCTACAAACAGATTACCAACGCGGGCAGAACAACCACCATGGATCACCTCGCTCAGATGAAGATGGACGTACTCAGGTCGCTCCCAATCACGAGCAGCGACTTAACTGATGGAACTCATCCGGCAACTCCTGAATTTTACACAGCCGGTTCAGCTGACAAAAGTAAAACGGAAACTTTTTCTGTGAAATGGGTGGTCACAGACTACACGCCCATGCTCAATTCCAAGGCTGTGATAGTGGAGGTTGGTTTTGGTGTTTACAATGACGATGGTTCACTAAAGACTTCAACCGAAGAAGGGATCGAACTCATAAAACAGCTTTACACGACTTTCATTACGCAATGATGCAGAGGGAAAAAATCATGAGCTGCCAGCAAAGAGGTTTCACACTCATAGAAATGCTCGTTAGTGTCACGCTATTTTCCATGGTTGTCCTGGCCGTCTATTATTTTCTGGATCGCGGACGATGGCTTTATCTGCATTCCGAAAGACGCGCCAACATGCAGGAAAACGGAAGACTGGCGATGGAAGCCATGGAGCGCGAAATGCGCCTGATCTCGTTTGGAGTTCCGGAGGGGACCGCGTACGGCTCCGAATCAACCTGGTTACCGGCGATTTTTGAAGCAGGGATTAACTTCATCGGTTTTCGAGGCGACATTGAAAACAGAAACTCTCTGGTTACGGAAAACATAACCAATCCTACTGTCGCCGTAGCAAACGTTGACTGGATTTGCCCAGCAACCGGTGACCCTCTCCTCATTATTGAGCGTGGGCGGAACTGGTTCGGTTCGACGTGCAACAACATCGTTGGACTCACAGTCATCATGGTCCCTCCTCCTACTCGAAATTTCAATGCTGCGGAAATTGAACTTTTTGCGCCGATGCATGTGTTTTACAGATTCACGCCGGATACGAACAATGATGGGATCTGTGACGATACAAGCGATCTTACTCAGTGTCAGATCCAAAGAGCTACCCGGCTAACAAACACTCCCGAGACGGATCCAGAAAATGATACGGACTGGCAGGTATTTGCAACCAATATAACGCAATTCAAGCTGCGTTATTTTATCAAAGGGAGCAGCACGCCACTGGTACCATTGACGGCTCTGTCAGGGTTAAACCTCTCGATCATCGATGTAATCCGAGTTGATATAACTGCGACTGATCGCGCCGATCGCGCGGGCCAATACCAGGAATCTAATTACAGAACCGAAATCCTTGTTCGGAAAAGAAAGTTTTAGCGAGGAGCAACAGATGAAGCCATACATTGTACGTTTCTTCAAAAACTTTGCGCGAAAAATACTAAAGAGGAAGCAACAAGGCGCTGCCCTGATCATCACACTGATGGTGATGCTTGTGGTCGTTCTGATTTCCCTCTCACTGATCATCCAGAGTAACACGGAGCATTTGATTTCCATCAATGAACAGGATTCCTTCAAAGCTCTCTCAGACGCGGAAGGAGTTGTGGAGTGGGCTAATCGTGAAGTAAGAACATATGTGCTCGCGTTCCGGCCCGTTGATCTGGACACGATTCTGGATGGTGCTTTGAATCCTTCCGGAGCCGACTACTACGTGGGCTTTAAGCCATTTATGGACACTGGATTGGGGAAAGCCGGCCTCACGGATGCCAATGAAGAAACCACATCGACACAGGACACCTACCAGAGCACTCAGTGGGAAGTATTTCGTCTGGGAGTTGATGAAGATGGCGATGGCAATTATGACGGGAACGTGCGAACGATCGTGTACGCAAAGCTATTTGATAATTATGAACCGGACCCTCCTGATAAAAACGACAACGATCAAAGAATGAGATTGGAAGTCCGAACTCTCTATCCTGTCTATATTGATCTCGATAATAACGGCGCTGAAGTTAGTACGCTCGCAACGAGAGGAACCTCGGAAAGGCACCTCGTTGCGCGTTTTGGACCAACCGGAGCAAAAGCGATCCGTACAGACGGCAGCATCGAGTTCCATGGTTCGCTCGACGTATGCGGTGAATGCGGAAGCAGCCATGCGAATGGAACGCTAACGTGGGGAAGCGATCCTTCTAATACGTTAGAAATCTGTGGAGAAGCTACCGGCACCGAGGGGTTTGTATACAACTCCGGAACCATTGTCGGGGACAAGGGACTTTCTGGTGAAATCTATATTCCCGTGATCAATCCTTACGATGAGATTTACGTACCGGATCACACTATTTTTGACCACAGTCTCAATACGACAGT
The window above is part of the bacterium genome. Proteins encoded here:
- a CDS encoding GspH/FimT family pseudopilin is translated as MNYTRFRFAHSTLLERGFSLLEALLIIGLIAIIAAVSLPAFYNTFQKYRVQSAARQVEMNLRFARLAAVKKKTMHQVLFRNTSGSPPNTYVMMMDSDKNGAFDEDIEIVKNIDTSLPEGLTILSGGINSVTYNARGAATLAGGTTVRIRGTEDTYRIDVRTNGAVSSQVE
- a CDS encoding prepilin-type N-terminal cleavage/methylation domain-containing protein gives rise to the protein MKTKQSTQNGFTLIEILVAIVVLTAAILGAMALLPTSYKQITNAGRTTTMDHLAQMKMDVLRSLPITSSDLTDGTHPATPEFYTAGSADKSKTETFSVKWVVTDYTPMLNSKAVIVEVGFGVYNDDGSLKTSTEEGIELIKQLYTTFITQ
- a CDS encoding prepilin-type N-terminal cleavage/methylation domain-containing protein; this translates as MSCQQRGFTLIEMLVSVTLFSMVVLAVYYFLDRGRWLYLHSERRANMQENGRLAMEAMEREMRLISFGVPEGTAYGSESTWLPAIFEAGINFIGFRGDIENRNSLVTENITNPTVAVANVDWICPATGDPLLIIERGRNWFGSTCNNIVGLTVIMVPPPTRNFNAAEIELFAPMHVFYRFTPDTNNDGICDDTSDLTQCQIQRATRLTNTPETDPENDTDWQVFATNITQFKLRYFIKGSSTPLVPLTALSGLNLSIIDVIRVDITATDRADRAGQYQESNYRTEILVRKRKF